The following coding sequences lie in one Myxococcus xanthus genomic window:
- a CDS encoding OmpA family protein, producing the protein MALLAASARAAEPSAVEQRAREDLDRQLQEMVKTPPPEIVISFEGLPGAGTSRGYKLVEADFLVNGQPLAIPGLDKLNGPGLHRLAVLTVEEGSYTLVSHVTYANESWNLFSEESGFLWKLTASVTVQVQRGLRARVRVLPAINPTAPDPRLKLKLSHDVKAEMTAAMADVAIPDVPDAGAPVAAVAQAPAKPPPPPVTTPISPSPPVVAAPVKTVEAPEQGPVAPAKLLLKVLAGKRPAAATVYVKSVSGAPQRVMVDRKARKPVEVLLPPGEYRLDVLSQGYLAQTRQVTLSREAVPTVSFTLAKAPVSKSQKVRLKNEVVELPRMPRFAEKQAAPRKGTTAGLALLMDMFVRDEKLRLRIEGHTDNRERPAAAARKTLSEARAAAVAKALVDAGLDASRIETVGLGDTRPKAPNLLPRGRELNRRVEFVLLRKE; encoded by the coding sequence ATGGCCCTGCTCGCCGCCTCCGCGCGCGCGGCGGAGCCGTCCGCCGTGGAGCAGCGGGCGCGCGAGGACCTGGACCGTCAGCTCCAGGAGATGGTGAAGACGCCGCCGCCGGAGATCGTCATCTCCTTCGAGGGCCTTCCCGGAGCGGGCACGTCGCGCGGCTACAAGCTGGTGGAGGCGGACTTCCTCGTCAACGGCCAGCCCCTGGCCATCCCCGGCCTGGACAAGCTCAACGGCCCCGGGCTGCACCGGCTCGCGGTGCTCACGGTGGAGGAAGGCTCCTACACGCTCGTCTCGCACGTCACCTACGCCAACGAGTCCTGGAACCTCTTCAGTGAGGAGAGCGGCTTCCTCTGGAAGCTGACGGCGTCGGTGACGGTGCAGGTGCAGCGCGGCCTGCGGGCGCGGGTGCGGGTGCTGCCCGCCATCAACCCCACCGCGCCGGACCCCCGGCTGAAGCTGAAGCTGTCCCATGACGTGAAGGCGGAGATGACGGCCGCCATGGCGGACGTGGCCATTCCTGACGTGCCGGATGCGGGTGCGCCCGTGGCCGCGGTGGCGCAGGCTCCCGCGAAGCCGCCCCCGCCCCCCGTGACGACCCCCATCTCGCCGTCGCCGCCCGTGGTGGCCGCGCCGGTGAAGACGGTGGAGGCGCCGGAACAGGGGCCGGTGGCGCCCGCGAAGCTGCTGCTGAAGGTGCTCGCGGGGAAGCGGCCCGCCGCGGCCACCGTGTACGTGAAGTCCGTCAGCGGGGCGCCGCAGCGGGTGATGGTGGACCGCAAGGCGCGCAAGCCGGTGGAGGTCCTGTTGCCGCCCGGGGAGTACCGGCTGGACGTCCTGTCCCAGGGCTACCTGGCGCAGACGCGACAGGTGACGCTCTCCCGGGAGGCGGTGCCCACGGTGTCCTTCACCCTGGCGAAGGCACCGGTGTCGAAGTCCCAGAAGGTCCGCCTGAAGAATGAGGTCGTGGAGCTGCCGCGCATGCCGCGCTTCGCGGAGAAGCAGGCCGCGCCACGCAAGGGAACGACCGCGGGACTGGCCCTGCTGATGGACATGTTCGTGCGGGACGAGAAGCTCCGGCTCCGCATTGAAGGCCACACCGACAACCGCGAACGCCCCGCGGCGGCCGCCCGCAAGACGCTGTCCGAAGCCCGCGCCGCAGCCGTGGCCAAGGCCCTGGTCGACGCGGGACTGGACGCGTCGCGCATCGAAACCGTGGGCCTGGGCGACACCCGGCCCAAGGCGCCGAACCTGTTGCCTCGTGGGCGCGAGCTGAACCGCCGCGTGGAGTTCGTGCTGCTGCGCAAGGAGTAG
- a CDS encoding M14 family metallopeptidase → MNRLLTRAEASNYTQTSLHSDVLAFVDELCRRTKLARRVDFGQSGEGQPLVALVVSDRGCFTPEQARKQKKVVVMVEANIHAGEVEGKEALLALARDLTLTRLGQTLLDKVCLVLVPNFNPDGNDRISPNNRKLNLKDLEGQVNPEGGVGTRYTGEGWNLNRDSTKQEAPETRAMAALHQTWWPHVFIDCHTTDGSIHAFDLTFDTSHSNEPLFSKLRAYNRGMLERVAKAVQGRHGFDSFWYGNYKDEGDPRSGWHTYPALPRFGSHYRGLLGRLDVLLETYSYIDFPRRCAVMRAWLLELFRDAARNAATYRAITDETQADIIARGKSPDVEALVGINYGVATRDDKGALAFEYPAYARPGDTANILAFDEASIAARRYPGKRKRTYAMPHHRTFVPTQSVSTPEAYLAPPELASRLEGHGIQFERLPKSRPFTVDSYRVARREETFSPDVAANVPPPGEAEVPLSQKPKPVRFETVLTVAPERTTHEFPAGTLYVPTAQRAGTLAVYLLEPHSDDGFCRWQFLDGAITTGELYPVHRVVDSATAPKKAE, encoded by the coding sequence ATGAACCGGCTGCTGACCCGCGCTGAAGCGTCGAACTACACGCAAACGTCCCTTCACTCCGACGTGCTGGCCTTCGTGGACGAGCTCTGCCGCCGCACGAAGCTCGCCCGCAGGGTGGACTTCGGCCAGAGCGGCGAAGGCCAGCCCCTGGTGGCCCTGGTGGTGAGCGACCGCGGCTGCTTCACGCCCGAGCAGGCGCGCAAGCAGAAGAAGGTCGTGGTGATGGTGGAGGCCAACATCCACGCGGGCGAAGTCGAAGGCAAGGAGGCCCTGCTCGCGCTCGCGCGGGACCTCACGCTCACCCGGCTCGGGCAGACGCTGCTCGACAAGGTGTGCCTGGTGCTGGTGCCCAACTTCAACCCCGACGGCAACGACCGCATCAGCCCGAACAACCGGAAGCTCAACCTCAAGGACCTCGAGGGACAGGTGAACCCCGAGGGCGGCGTGGGCACCCGCTACACGGGCGAAGGCTGGAACCTCAACCGGGACAGCACGAAGCAGGAGGCCCCGGAGACGCGCGCCATGGCCGCGCTGCACCAGACCTGGTGGCCCCATGTCTTCATCGACTGCCACACCACGGACGGCAGCATCCACGCCTTTGACCTGACGTTCGACACGTCCCATTCGAACGAGCCGCTCTTCTCCAAGCTTCGCGCCTACAACCGGGGCATGTTGGAGCGCGTCGCCAAGGCCGTGCAGGGCCGCCATGGCTTCGACAGCTTCTGGTACGGCAACTACAAGGACGAAGGCGATCCGCGCTCGGGCTGGCACACGTACCCGGCGCTGCCGCGCTTTGGCAGCCACTACCGGGGCCTGCTCGGCCGGCTGGACGTGCTGCTGGAGACGTACAGCTACATCGACTTCCCGCGCCGCTGCGCGGTGATGCGCGCGTGGCTGCTGGAGCTCTTCCGCGACGCGGCCCGGAACGCCGCCACCTACCGCGCCATCACCGACGAGACGCAGGCGGACATCATCGCGCGGGGCAAGTCTCCCGACGTGGAGGCGCTCGTCGGCATCAACTACGGCGTGGCCACGCGCGATGACAAGGGAGCCCTGGCCTTCGAGTACCCCGCATACGCACGGCCCGGGGACACGGCGAACATCCTCGCGTTCGACGAGGCGAGCATCGCCGCGCGGCGCTACCCCGGAAAGCGCAAGCGCACCTACGCGATGCCGCACCACCGGACCTTCGTTCCCACCCAGTCCGTGAGCACCCCCGAGGCCTATCTGGCCCCCCCGGAACTCGCGTCACGGCTGGAGGGCCATGGCATCCAGTTCGAGCGGCTGCCGAAGTCCCGGCCGTTCACGGTGGACAGCTACCGCGTGGCCCGGCGCGAGGAGACGTTCAGCCCCGACGTGGCGGCGAATGTGCCGCCGCCCGGCGAGGCCGAGGTGCCGCTCAGCCAGAAGCCCAAGCCGGTGCGCTTCGAGACGGTCCTCACGGTGGCCCCCGAGCGCACCACGCACGAGTTCCCCGCGGGGACGCTCTACGTGCCCACGGCCCAGCGCGCCGGCACGCTCGCCGTGTACCTGCTGGAGCCCCACTCCGATGATGGCTTCTGCCGCTGGCAGTTTCTCGATGGCGCCATCACCACGGGTGAGCTGTACCCGGTGCACCGCGTGGTGGATTCCGCCACCGCGCCGAAGAAAGCGGAGTAG
- a CDS encoding J domain-containing protein — protein MRACPCCREVLTAGILGLGVRRLAGSCEVCGDTVCQVCLSTQVLEVGDFRQRPVAPGHENRKARGRVCRACWWEHLTEQGIKPPFPAPPGQRERAAHAARSSCQHPDVTQAMGFCPGCGDEVEWKAEHGNPVCVACEAPSHPLFNHCWACGESFDEANAPEPVAQGYRIEFDCDADDCTGKLAWLMPYCPWCGETKHWEPASGGDLECTECEHRLDRAWAHCVRCGEEAPLPDDCLRCGQDLDDAPSAARCESCRNIVCGDCFDTRVVPSASGEPQERLLCTTCGVGFDRPAPPAEPPEEEEAAEAEEADDADDTPDVEPEPEPRTEAPRAPEPEPVASAWEVLGITPGTPLADARRAYLSLVAQYHPDKVAQLGPKLQALAQEETRRLIEAWEYVRRKTPGTGKT, from the coding sequence ATGCGAGCCTGCCCCTGCTGCAGGGAGGTGCTGACCGCCGGCATCCTGGGCCTGGGCGTCCGCCGCCTCGCGGGAAGCTGCGAGGTTTGCGGCGACACGGTCTGCCAGGTGTGCCTGAGCACGCAGGTCCTGGAGGTCGGTGACTTCCGGCAACGCCCGGTGGCGCCCGGCCACGAGAACCGGAAGGCCCGGGGCCGCGTCTGCCGCGCCTGCTGGTGGGAGCACCTGACGGAGCAAGGCATCAAGCCCCCGTTCCCCGCCCCGCCAGGACAGCGCGAGCGAGCCGCCCACGCGGCGAGGTCATCCTGCCAGCACCCGGACGTCACGCAGGCCATGGGCTTCTGCCCCGGCTGCGGCGACGAAGTCGAATGGAAGGCCGAGCACGGCAACCCCGTCTGCGTGGCGTGCGAGGCACCCTCGCACCCGCTCTTCAATCACTGCTGGGCATGTGGCGAGTCCTTCGACGAGGCCAACGCGCCCGAGCCCGTGGCCCAGGGCTACCGGATCGAGTTCGACTGCGACGCGGATGACTGCACCGGGAAGCTGGCGTGGCTGATGCCCTACTGCCCGTGGTGCGGAGAAACGAAGCACTGGGAGCCCGCGAGCGGCGGCGACCTGGAGTGCACGGAGTGCGAGCACCGCCTGGACCGCGCGTGGGCCCACTGCGTGCGGTGTGGCGAAGAGGCCCCCCTGCCAGACGACTGTCTCCGGTGCGGCCAGGACCTGGATGACGCTCCCTCCGCCGCGCGCTGTGAGTCGTGCCGCAACATCGTGTGTGGGGACTGCTTCGACACACGCGTGGTTCCCTCCGCATCCGGAGAGCCCCAGGAGCGGCTCCTGTGCACCACCTGCGGCGTGGGCTTCGACCGGCCCGCGCCTCCCGCCGAGCCCCCCGAAGAGGAGGAAGCAGCGGAGGCCGAGGAAGCCGACGACGCGGACGACACGCCAGACGTGGAGCCGGAACCGGAACCTCGCACCGAAGCGCCTCGCGCACCTGAACCGGAACCGGTGGCGTCTGCATGGGAGGTGCTGGGAATCACGCCCGGCACTCCGCTCGCGGATGCACGGCGAGCCTATTTGTCGCTGGTGGCCCAGTACCATCCGGACAAGGTCGCGCAGCTCGGCCCCAAACTGCAGGCCCTGGCGCAGGAGGAAACGCGCAGGCTCATCGAAGCTTGGGAGTACGTTCGCAGGAAAACTCCAGGCACAGGCAAAACTTAG
- a CDS encoding DUF808 domain-containing protein — MAGSSLLTLIDDIASLLDDIAAMTKVATRKTAGVLGDDLALNAQQVSGVKADRELPVVWAVAKGSMVNKAILVPAALAISALAPWAITPLLMLGGAFLCFEGFEKVAHKFLHGKEEQAAQKQERVNAVADPSVDLVAMEKDKIKGAIRTDFILSAEIVVISLGTLTAASFGMQVAVLTGIAILMTVGVYGLVAGIVKLDDAGLYLMQAEGGFKRSLGRGILATAPYLMKGLGIVGTAAMFMVGGGILTHGIAPLHHFIGHAGAAAAAVPGVGGLLGALVPSLMDAVVGIIAGGLIVLLVMGATRAVQSVRAKPS, encoded by the coding sequence GTGGCCGGAAGCAGCCTCCTCACCCTGATTGATGACATTGCCAGCCTGCTGGACGACATCGCGGCGATGACGAAGGTCGCGACCCGGAAGACCGCTGGCGTGCTCGGGGATGACCTCGCCCTCAATGCCCAGCAGGTCTCCGGCGTCAAAGCCGACCGCGAGCTGCCCGTCGTCTGGGCTGTCGCCAAGGGCTCGATGGTCAACAAGGCGATTCTGGTGCCCGCGGCGCTGGCCATCAGCGCGCTGGCGCCCTGGGCCATCACCCCGCTGCTGATGCTGGGGGGCGCCTTCCTGTGCTTCGAGGGCTTCGAGAAGGTGGCCCACAAGTTCCTGCACGGCAAGGAGGAGCAGGCGGCGCAGAAGCAGGAGCGCGTCAATGCGGTGGCGGACCCGTCGGTGGACCTGGTCGCCATGGAGAAGGACAAGATCAAGGGCGCCATCCGCACCGACTTCATCTTGTCCGCCGAAATCGTCGTCATCTCGCTCGGAACGCTCACCGCCGCGTCCTTCGGGATGCAGGTCGCGGTGCTGACGGGCATCGCCATCCTCATGACGGTGGGCGTGTACGGCCTGGTCGCGGGCATCGTGAAGCTCGACGACGCGGGCCTCTACCTGATGCAGGCGGAGGGCGGGTTCAAGCGGAGCCTGGGCCGGGGCATCCTGGCCACCGCGCCGTACCTGATGAAGGGGCTCGGCATCGTGGGCACGGCCGCCATGTTCATGGTGGGCGGCGGCATCCTCACGCACGGCATCGCGCCCCTGCATCACTTCATCGGGCACGCGGGCGCCGCGGCTGCGGCGGTGCCAGGCGTTGGCGGACTGCTGGGCGCGCTCGTGCCGTCGCTGATGGACGCGGTGGTCGGCATCATCGCGGGTGGCCTCATCGTGCTGCTGGTGATGGGCGCCACGCGGGCCGTCCAGTCGGTGCGGGCCAAGCCGAGCTGA
- a CDS encoding alpha/beta fold hydrolase has translation MTTDTATKTLEVDGQTLAYRDVGSAGERVVLVHSGGFSGRQWRKLGDTLATTHRAVIPDLIGYGGSSEWPAGTPFHFRQDLAALEALAARLEQPAHFVGHSYGGFLAMQLALSRPQAVKSLAVFEPVSFGVLEPDDWEGAPDLPSTFEGTGEAWLSAFVSGWNGPGAWDALNADTQQAFLKVGWKVFQEVVSLSSDKTTRETYATIAVPTLLLGGERTPTFERRVLDTLARVLPRAELQVFPGVGHMGPITHARDVNAAILRHVQAWSGRA, from the coding sequence ATGACGACCGACACGGCAACGAAGACGTTGGAGGTGGACGGGCAGACGCTCGCCTATCGCGATGTGGGCAGCGCCGGAGAACGGGTGGTCCTCGTGCACAGCGGCGGATTCTCCGGCCGCCAGTGGCGGAAGCTGGGCGACACCCTGGCCACGACCCACCGGGCCGTCATTCCGGACCTGATTGGCTACGGCGGCTCCAGCGAGTGGCCCGCGGGAACGCCCTTCCACTTTCGACAGGACCTGGCGGCGCTGGAGGCCTTGGCGGCGCGACTGGAGCAGCCGGCGCACTTCGTGGGCCACTCCTACGGCGGTTTCCTCGCGATGCAGCTCGCGCTGTCACGTCCCCAGGCGGTGAAGTCGCTGGCCGTCTTCGAGCCGGTGTCTTTCGGCGTGCTCGAACCGGACGACTGGGAAGGGGCGCCCGACCTGCCGTCCACCTTCGAAGGCACCGGCGAGGCCTGGCTGTCCGCGTTCGTGTCGGGATGGAACGGGCCCGGCGCGTGGGACGCGCTCAACGCGGACACGCAGCAGGCCTTCCTCAAGGTGGGCTGGAAGGTCTTCCAGGAGGTCGTCAGCCTCTCGTCGGACAAGACGACGCGTGAGACGTACGCGACGATTGCCGTGCCCACGCTCCTGCTGGGTGGAGAGCGCACGCCCACCTTCGAGCGGCGGGTGCTCGACACGCTGGCCCGGGTGCTGCCTCGCGCGGAGCTGCAAGTGTTCCCAGGCGTGGGCCACATGGGGCCCATTACCCATGCCCGGGATGTGAACGCCGCCATCCTGCGCCACGTCCAGGCCTGGAGCGGACGCGCGTGA